In Nicotiana tabacum cultivar K326 chromosome 11, ASM71507v2, whole genome shotgun sequence, a single window of DNA contains:
- the LOC107766563 gene encoding putative bifunctional TENA-E protein: MEKTNEALTIEKPKEKLTQIEKWLRKHKLQYTAATKHPFINSIHDGSIDFSSFKIWLGREYVFVKTALAPFAASVLLKAWKESVDSSDVEVILAGLPYLNDEISWLKEEAPMWHVSLTSVVVDHKPILDYFRFFERLTSSDVKYTEAVTILWAVESVYHYGFAHCLEEDNTTPEEMKAACKRWGNESFKQHCQSLETVANNKLEQASEEEVSKAEVLFLEFLENVVGFWSLKLG, from the exons ATGGAGAAAACGAATGAAGCATTAACCATTGAGAAACCAAAAGAGAAACTAACACAAATAGAGAAGTGGCTAAGGAAGCACAAATTGCAGTACACTGCAGCCACCAAACACCCTTTTATTAATAGCATACATGATGGTTCTATCGACTTCTCTTCCTTCAAGATATGGCTG GGAAGGGAATATGTGTTTGTGAAAACGGCGTTGGCACCATTTGCAGCTAGTGTATTGCTTAAAGCTTGGAAAGAATCGGTTGATAGCTCAGATGTGGAAGTCATATTGGCTGGGTTACCCTATTTGAATGACGAGATATCATGGTTAAAAGAAGAAGCTCCCATGTGGCACGTTTCCTTGACCAGTGTCGTTGTTGATCACAAGCCCATCCTTGATTACTTTAG GTTTTTTGAACGTTTGACGAGCTCAGACGTGAAGTATACAGAGGCAGTAACCATTTTATGGGCAGTGGAATCAGTATATCACTATGGTTTTGCGCATTGtttggaagaagacaatactactCCAGAAGAAATGAAGGCAGCTTGTAAGAGATGGGGTAATGAGAGTTTCAAACAACATTGTCAATCCCTTGAAACCGTAGCTAATAACAAGCTAGAACAGGCATCAGAGGAAGAAGTTTCaaaagctgaagttttattcCTCGAGTTTCTTGAGAATGTTGTTGGTTTCTGGAGTTTGAAACTTGGGTGA
- the LOC107766564 gene encoding protein LURP-one-related 8-like, producing MSKIHPAADHHRKRSKPCRHDDHEQRQNQNLKLIAPASRLISRPPPAAACAASIFTVWKRSSMSFQGTDGFTVFDKLGQLVFRVDNYTRRKNRSIAAGKGRSGVGGLVLMDANGKPLLTLRPQMRSMQLQYEWKVYSGGEEDENNGNHSPPLFVMRKPPLSLLMMMRTTATNSCQAQVFTADGENDNVSRPDYRVEGSFRRRNCNITNSTGHIVANISRKVANATTRTTVLISDDVFSLVVQPGFEPHIFMAFVIILDRMYPNSYAPLVCS from the exons ATGTCTAAGATTCATCCAGCAGCAGATCATCATAGAAAGCGAAGCAAACCTTGTAGACACGACGATCATGAACAGAGACAGAATCAGAATTTGAAGCTTATAG CTCCTGCAAGTCGCTTAATAAGTAGGCCGCCACCGGCTGCTGCCTGCGCGGCGTCTATCTTCACAGTGTGGAAGAGATCGAGTATGAGTTTCCAAGGGACAGATGGATTCACGGTGTTTGATAAACTAGGACAATTAGTTTTCCGGGTAGACAACTACACCAGAAGAAAGAATCGTTCCATTGCTGCTGGCAAAGGAAGATCTGGTGTTGGTGGACTTGTACTCATGGATGCAAATGGTAAACCTCTCTTAACATTGAGACCTCAG ATGAGGAGCATGCAATTACAATACGAATGGAAAGTATATAGCGGAGGGGAAGAAGATGAAAACAATGGAAACCACTCTCCTCCTTTGTTCGTAATGAGAAAACCTCCATTATCACTGCTTATGATGATGCGAACAACTGCGACAAACTCATGCCAGGCTCAAGTCTTTACTGCTGATGGAGAGAATGATAATGTCAGTCGTCCCGATTACAGGGTAGAGGGTTCATTCCGTAGGCGAAATTGCAACATAACCAATTCTACTGGTCATATTGTAGCCAATATATCAAGAAAAGTAGCCAACGCTACTACTCGCACTACCGTTTTGATTAGCGACGACGTTTTTAGCTTGGTGGTACAACCAGGCTTTGAACCTCACATTTTTATGGCTTTTGTTATTATCTTGGATCGCATGTATCCTAACTCATATGCTCCCCTTGTTTGTTCTTAA
- the LOC107766562 gene encoding uncharacterized protein LOC107766562, producing the protein MSQLNPTIFKSIVPSRYITFTIPNPLLHLNHFHTQELRISILDSPLPSNPTQIAAMLVPINRESDWIFSTEQGHLQILLTFSHLSRLIIIGNSPNSPHPTSYNPTLHSNCTADSSVLEEKLLPLLIELTPTSAFRRTGDGLPEIPEIPFLSYEDGVIRSLVLERCVGQCVGEMLVEDVELELENGDREFRRRLRFKRMPNLVQTQIRIRPKKVDFVDMEGVEFEVVDDGDLVHPYLTPMVAGLSVIASYLDEQIGKGIKPKALCLGVGGGALLGFLSSHLGFLVFGVEIDHIILEVARRFFGLVHGDLVHVCVGDAIEMIEKFATQVDNDSFRGYCDFTGNDCLNKFHGKFDVIMVDLDSSNASMGTSAPPLDFLQKSVLLAARTLLRKDGVVIINVIPSDQSSYKSVIVEFQEVFAGLYEIDVGNGENFVLIASTSETGHVSCHHQSKFLSKLKQVAGSYVDSIRMI; encoded by the coding sequence ATGTCGCAACTGAATCCAACTATCTTCAAATCCATAGTCCCATCTCGCTACATTACCTTCACAATCCCAAACCCATTGCTTCATCTCAATCACTTCCATACTCAAGAACTCCGCATTTCAATTCTTGATTCACCTCTCCCTTCAAATCCGACTCAAATCGCAGCAATGTTAGTTCCAATTAACCGCGAATCAGACTGGATTTTTTCTACAGAACAAGGTCATCTTCAAATCCTCCTCactttctctcatctctctcGCCTCATAATCATCGGCAATTCACCGAATTCCCCACACCCCACTTCGTATAATCCCACATTGCACTCCAATTGTACCGCTGATTCATCTGTTCTTGAAGAAAAATTGTTGCCTCTGTTGATTGAGTTGACACCCACATCGGCATTTCGTCGAACAGGTGATGGGCTACCTGAAATACCTGAAATTCCGTTCTTGAGCTATGAAGATGGGGTAATTCGGAGTCTGGTATTGGAAAGATGTGTTGGACAATGTGTTGGAGAAATGCTGGTAGAAGATGTGGAGTTGGAATTGGAAAATGGGGATAGAGAGTTTAGGAGGAGACTGAGATTCAAGAGAATGCCAAATTTGGTACAAACTCAGATAAGAATCCGTCCCAAGAAAGTGGATTTTGTTGATATGGAAGGCGTTGAATTTGAGGTGGTTGATGATGGGGATCTAGTTCATCCTTATTTGACTCCAATGGTGGCTGGTCTTTCAGTAATCGCTTCATATTTGGACGAGCAAATTGGAAAAGGGATAAAGCCAAAAGCCTTGTGTTTGGGTGTTGGTGGAGGGGCGCTTCTTGGTTTTTTGAGTTCCCACTTAGGTTTTCTAGTCTTTGGTGTTGAGATTGATCATATTATTTTGGAGGTTGCAAGGAGATTTTTCGGGTTGGTACATGGTGACTTGGTCCATGTCTGTGTTGGAGATGCTATAGAAATGATTGAGAAATTCGCGACTCAAGTAGATAATGATAGTTTTCGTGGTTATTGTGATTTCACTGGGAATGATTGTTTGAATAAATTTCATGGTAAGTTTGATGTGATCATGGTTGATTTAGACTCGAGCAATGCTAGTATGGGTACGAGTGCTCCTCCTTTAGATTTCTTGCAAAAGTCAGTGTTATTGGCCGCGAGGACATTGCTTAGAAAAGATGGTGTTGTTATCATAAATGTGATTCCTTCAGACCAGTCGTCTTACAAGTCAGTCATTGTTGAATTTCAAGAAGTTTTTGCAGGGCTGTATGAGATAGATGTTGGGAATGGAGAGAACTTTGTTCTAATTGCCTCTACCTCAGAAACTGGACATGTTTCCTGTCATCATCAAAGTAAATTTCTAAGTAAGTTGAAACAAGTAGCAGGATCTTATGTTGACTCTATAAGAATGATCTGA